A region of Sparus aurata chromosome 8, fSpaAur1.1, whole genome shotgun sequence DNA encodes the following proteins:
- the ndufa9a gene encoding NADH dehydrogenase [ubiquinone] 1 alpha subcomplex subunit 9, mitochondrial, which translates to MATVALVSRPASVLPRISSGCSPAVFSAAAVTTVQQRKLHHAVIPRGKGGRSSSSGIAATVFGATGFLGRYVVNRLGRMGSQIVVPHRCDQYDLMYFRPMGDLGQIIFMEWDARNKDSIKQALEHSNVVINLVGREWETRNYRFEDVFVSIPQQIAKAAREAGITKFIHMSHLNADIRSPSKYLRNKAVGETAVRDEFPDAIIMKPSEVYGREDRFFNYYANMRWFGNAIPLISNGKKTVKQPVHVVDVAKAIINAVRDPDANGKTYALVGPNRYLLHDLVEYIYAVAHRPFVPYPLPRPLYHLAAQIFSMNPFEPWTTPDKVERFHTTDLKYPGLPGLEDLGITPSTVEQKAIEILRRHRRFRFLEADLDETKPAKTVSY; encoded by the exons ATGGCGACCGTGGCACTGGTTAGCCGTCCTGCGAGTGTCCTTCCGAGGATTTCAA GCGGCTgctctcctgctgtgttttcagccgctgctgtcaccacagtccagcagaggaagctgcaccATGCTGTCATCCCCAGAGGGAAAGGAGGACGCTCCTCCTCCAGTGGAATAGCTGCGACGGTGTTTGGTGCCACCGGCTTTCTGGGTCGATATGTGGTCAATAGGCTGG GTCGGATGGGCTCTCAGATTGTGGTCCCTCACCGCTGTGATCAGTATGACCTCATGTACTTCAGGCCCATGGGTGACCTTGGACAGATCATTTTCATG GAGTGGGATGCCAGGAACAAAGACTCCATTAAACAGGCTTTGGAGCACTCTAATGTTGTCATCAACCTAGTGGGCAGAGAGTGGGAGACAAG GAACTATCGCTTTGAGGATGTCTTCGTGTCCATCCCTCAGCAGATCGCCAAGGCAGCCAGAGAGGCCGGCATCACAAAGTTCATCCACATGTCACACCTCAACGCTGACATCCGCAGCCCGTCCAAATATCTGAGGAACAAG GCTGTaggagagacagcagtgagGGATGAGTTTCCTGATGCCATCATCATGAAGCCCTCTGAGGTTTATGGGAGGGAGGACAGATTCTTCAACTATTACGCAA ACATGCGCTGGTTTGGCAATGCAATTCCACTCATCTCCAATGGGAAGAAGACTGTGAAGCAGCCTGTTCAT GTGGTGGATGTGGCCAAGGCTATCATCAATGCTGTCAGAGACCCCGATGCTAATGGAAAGACGTATGCACTTGTTGG CCCCAACCGTTACCTCCTTCATGACCTGGTAGAGTACATCTATGCCGTGGCACACAGACCTTTTGTGCCCTACCCTCTGCCCCGTCCACTTTATCA ccTTGCTGCTCAGATTTTCTCAATGAACCCATTTGAGCCCTGGACAACCCCAGACAAAGTCGAAAGG ttTCATACAACAGACCTGAAGTATCCAGGACTTCCTGGTCTGGAGGATCTTGGGATCACTCCTTCCACTGTAGAACAAAAGGCTATCGAGATTCTGCGTCGCCACCGCAGATTCCGTTTTCTGGAGGCTGACCTGGATGAGACGAAGCCAGCCAAGACTGTCAGCTATTAA